A single Lolium perenne isolate Kyuss_39 chromosome 6, Kyuss_2.0, whole genome shotgun sequence DNA region contains:
- the LOC127310387 gene encoding zinc finger CCCH domain-containing protein 44-like, translated as MIAYSRESLLSVRHAASGAYAYLDSKLLAGIDACKNEIEAEFMGESSEPRGSETPEASAGSTSKICTRFFSTGCRFGDGCRFLHHLPGSGHDHEQAAVAKKMDNLNLRLGDPAPATVKTRLCKNHGKPEGCKWGDMCHFAHGKGELGKPMGPGSSYKTRLCVSFVTGGSCSFRGRCHFAHGEEELRSSDSPQ; from the exons ATGATCGCCTACTCGAGGGAGTCCCTGCTCTCCGTTCGGCACGCCGCATCCGGGGCCTACGCCTACCTCGACAGCAAGCTGCTCGCCGGCATCGACGCGTGCAAGAACGAGATCGAAGCGGAGTTCATGGGGGAGTCGTCGGAACCGCGAG GGTCGGAGACGCCTGAGGCCAGCGCAGGAAGCACATCCAAGATATGCACCAGGTTTTTCAG CACCGGCTGCCGCTTCGGAGACGGCTGCCGATTCCTCCACCACCTCCCCGgcagcggccacgaccacgagcaGGCGGCTGTTGCGAAGAAGATGGATAACCTCAACCTGCGCCTAGGCGACCCAGCTCCAGCTACCGTCAAGACCCGCCTCTGCAAGAACCACGGCAAACCGGAGGGATGCAAGTGGGGGGATATGTGCCACTTCGCGCACGGCAAGGGCGAGCTCGGGAAGCCCATGGGTCCTGGGAGCAGCTACAAGACCAGGCTGTGCGTCAGCTTCGTCACCGGCGGGTCGTGCAGCTTCCGTGGCAGATGCCACTTCGCCCATGGCGAGGAAGAGCTCCGCAGCTCCGACTCACCTCAGTGA
- the LOC127307565 gene encoding non-structural maintenance of chromosomes element 4 homolog A — protein sequence MAASGSGAEAAGGGRQQELAERRMLRSRYLAVKSLISDEKDDMAKEDSDKFAAIITQVECLHELVQKPREQIADAEALLDITTTLVKSVRSQSSEGITPSDFVTALLAKFGQQASLDSEPVSLRWADVGLSASHVFRAVPGCSTMLGPMDTEVKQRKVSVVNRKRTARPTENTRPEELADSSEVAKSDTDRNVSVVFDILRKKKSARLENLVLNRQSFAQTVENVFALSFLVKDGRVAINIDDNGHHIVNPRNAPAASAIASGEVSYSHFVFRFDYRDWKLMKEVVVDGDELMPHRTQSSLSGEDNEERQNEDNEEHSEEHNEELEACAQRTPIRKLCRNRGLVLQEQMVVAETPEGDKTSKRRRLFRGEE from the exons ATGGCGGCGTCGGGCTCGGGGGCGGAggccgccggcggcgggcggcaGCAGGAGCTGGCGGAGCGGCGGATGCTCCGCTCGCGCTACCTCGCCGTCAAGAGCCTCATCAGCG ATGAGAAGGATGACATGGCCAAGGAGGACTCCGACAAGTTCGCCGCCATCATCACGCAGGTGGAGTGTCTGCACGAGCTCG TGCAGAAGCCTAGGGAGCAAATAGCTGACGCAGAAGCTCTGCTGGACATCACAACTACTTTAGTAAAATCTGTGAGGTCCCAATCAAGTGAAGGGATCACACCTTCTGATTTCGTAACAGCATTGCTGGCGAAATTTGGGCAGCAAGCAAGCCTTGATTCTGAGCCCGTCTCATTGCGCTGGGCTGATGTTGGGCTTTCTGCTTCACATGTCTTCAGGGCTGTGCCTGGATGCAGCACCAT GCTTGGACCCATGGACACAGAAGTAAAGCAGCGCAAGGTTTCAGTTGTTAACAGAAAAAGAACTGCCAGGCCAACTGAAAATACACGTCCTGAAGAG CTTGCTGATTCTTCCGAGGTAGCAAAATCAGACACTGACCGGAATGTGTCTGTTGTATTTGATATCCTGAGGAAAAAGAAGAGCGCAAGGCTGGAGAACCTTGTTTTGAATAGACAGTCATTTGCCCAAACGGTTGAGAATGTTTTTGCACTGTCTTTCCTAGTTAAAGATGGCAGGGTAGCAATAAACATTGATGACAATGGGCACCATATCGTCA ATCCAAGAAATGCACCTGCTGCCAGTGCTATAGCGTCAGGAGAAGTCTCCTACAGCCATTTTGTTTTCCGATTTGATTATAGAGATTGGAAG CTCATGAAAGAAGTCGTTGTGGATGGTGACGAACTGATGCCACACAGGACTCAAAGCAGTCTCTCTGGTGAAGATAATGAAGAACGCCAGAATGAAGATAACGAGGAGCATAGTGAAGAACATAATGAAGAGTTGGAGGCATGCGCGCAACGGACACCGATCAGGAAACTTTGCCGCAACCGAGGTTTGGTTCTGCAAGAGCAAATGGTTGTCGCGGAGACACCTGAGGGGGACAAAACCTCCAAACGCAGGCGTCTTTTCAGAGGGGAGGAGTGA